In Bacillus cytotoxicus NVH 391-98, the following are encoded in one genomic region:
- a CDS encoding MFS transporter, which produces MSMRFTFWIMVGIVAISGLSQGMLLPAIAMIFEQEGIRSSFNGLHATALYIGILFISPWLEKPMQRFGMKPVIVIGGFLVIISLFFFTQIFSFWAWFILRFFVGVGDHMLHVGTQTWITTTADRNKIGKQVSIYGVFFGIGFAVGPYLASTVQYGLATPFIVSTILCLIGWLLLLPTKNAFPIQEENGKDGGTSFSRYKQVILFAWIALIGPLAYGVLEAMLNSNLPVYALRKGWSVSDVSFLLPAFAVGGIITQIPLGILSDKYGRDRILTWTFSVSTIIFLIAALFDEYYWIVFGCMLLVGMVIGSCFSLGLGFMTDLLPRHLLPAGNILSGISFSIGSILGPVLGGVFIERIQYTSFFIAVMLIMAVIALLYIAYMKNQFASRKIESRLGHDKTT; this is translated from the coding sequence ATGTCAATGCGCTTTACATTTTGGATTATGGTGGGGATTGTTGCAATTTCTGGTTTGTCACAAGGGATGTTATTGCCAGCTATCGCAATGATTTTTGAACAAGAGGGAATTCGTTCTAGTTTTAATGGCCTTCATGCAACCGCATTATATATCGGAATTTTATTTATTTCACCATGGCTTGAAAAACCAATGCAACGATTTGGAATGAAACCGGTGATTGTAATAGGTGGATTTCTCGTTATTATTTCATTATTCTTTTTTACCCAAATATTTTCATTTTGGGCCTGGTTTATTCTTCGTTTTTTCGTTGGGGTAGGAGATCATATGCTTCATGTTGGAACGCAAACATGGATTACGACAACTGCGGATCGAAATAAAATCGGAAAACAAGTGTCTATATATGGAGTCTTTTTCGGGATTGGATTTGCAGTAGGTCCGTATTTAGCTAGCACTGTCCAATATGGACTCGCAACGCCATTTATTGTATCAACAATTCTTTGTTTAATCGGGTGGTTACTATTGCTTCCGACAAAAAATGCATTTCCAATACAAGAAGAAAATGGAAAGGATGGTGGGACATCTTTCTCACGTTATAAACAAGTCATTCTTTTCGCATGGATTGCATTAATAGGCCCATTAGCATACGGCGTGTTAGAAGCCATGCTAAATAGCAACTTACCAGTATATGCACTTCGAAAAGGATGGTCTGTATCCGATGTATCGTTCTTATTACCTGCATTTGCAGTCGGAGGGATTATTACACAAATACCACTTGGTATATTAAGTGATAAATATGGAAGAGATCGAATTTTAACGTGGACCTTCAGTGTGAGTACAATCATTTTCTTAATTGCGGCTCTATTTGATGAGTATTATTGGATTGTATTTGGGTGTATGCTTCTAGTTGGGATGGTAATTGGCTCGTGTTTCTCATTAGGGCTTGGATTTATGACGGATTTATTACCGAGACATTTGCTGCCCGCTGGGAATATATTATCGGGAATTTCCTTTAGTATAGGAAGTATTTTAGGACCTGTATTAGGAGGCGTATTTATTGAAAGAATACAGTATACAAGCTTTTTTATAGCCGTTATGCTGATAATGGCAGTCATTGCACTTTTATATATCGCATATATGAAAAATCAATTTGCATCAAGAAAAATAGAAAGTAGGTTAGGACATGACAAAACAACCTAA
- a CDS encoding NETI motif-containing protein: protein MTKQPKKKKFEVQENETITDCLARMEQEGYAPSRRMEEPIFHEVKKDGKIVVEPCGRRIVFEGKLK, encoded by the coding sequence ATGACAAAACAACCTAAAAAGAAGAAATTTGAAGTACAAGAAAATGAAACAATTACAGACTGTTTAGCGCGTATGGAACAAGAAGGATATGCGCCATCACGCCGCATGGAAGAACCGATCTTTCATGAAGTAAAGAAAGATGGGAAAATAGTTGTAGAACCATGCGGAAGAAGAATTGTATTTGAGGGAAAGTTGAAATAA
- a CDS encoding immunity protein YezG family protein — protein sequence MNTENLESIYQKVAIQLNNIIPEPWEKVMVYSEVDEYSDSTVFFYYPKNKQEPIYSLDIEDMEGIDEDEIDHQLNNLDSIFRELWEEFKRNKQEPWTNLTFELYSTGKFDIEFDYTILEEENNYNHYERLIIWKYKNLGIFPDEKRESDVKLIREYINTQK from the coding sequence ATGAATACAGAGAACTTGGAAAGTATTTATCAAAAAGTAGCTATACAGTTAAACAATATTATTCCAGAACCATGGGAAAAAGTAATGGTATATTCAGAAGTTGATGAATATAGTGATTCGACGGTATTTTTCTACTATCCAAAAAATAAGCAGGAACCAATATACAGTTTAGATATTGAAGATATGGAAGGAATTGATGAAGATGAGATTGATCATCAATTAAATAATCTTGACAGCATCTTTAGAGAATTATGGGAAGAATTTAAAAGAAATAAGCAGGAACCTTGGACTAATTTAACATTTGAGTTATATTCTACTGGTAAGTTTGATATTGAGTTTGATTATACTATATTAGAGGAAGAAAATAATTATAATCATTATGAGAGATTAATTATATGGAAGTATAAGAATTTGGGTATTTTCCCTGATGAAAAAAGAGAAAGTGATGTGAAATTAATTAGAGAATATATTAATACACAAAAATGA
- a CDS encoding F0F1 ATP synthase subunit alpha — MNIKKVILASALGLTTLAGVNVSSLEIPKASAASVELDTIQGQIVDVVDGTIYIQSKEYNDHMDYMIQIILDNPTHTFKVGDTVKATGTLWRNMATYMRANAVEKVNKDDSFTPGIHYDQQGTPAYIIGTITKHYNFLYDINKSQDFVVVTYPNKEGKPLTVHVSLTSNNKFNVGDTVKVKNIMEWFRSDQFETDEVNMEKINETKTSNVQDDRWIWS, encoded by the coding sequence ATGAATATTAAAAAAGTGATTTTAGCTAGTGCATTAGGACTTACAACACTTGCAGGTGTAAATGTATCAAGTTTAGAAATTCCAAAAGCTAGTGCAGCTTCTGTTGAATTGGATACAATTCAAGGGCAAATTGTCGACGTAGTAGATGGTACAATTTATATTCAGTCTAAAGAATATAATGACCATATGGATTATATGATTCAAATTATACTGGACAACCCGACTCATACATTTAAAGTAGGTGATACAGTAAAAGCAACTGGTACACTATGGAGAAATATGGCTACATATATGAGAGCAAACGCAGTGGAAAAAGTGAACAAAGATGATTCATTCACTCCAGGAATTCATTACGATCAACAAGGCACACCAGCATATATAATTGGTACAATTACAAAACACTATAACTTCCTTTATGATATAAATAAATCACAAGATTTTGTAGTAGTTACATACCCAAACAAGGAAGGAAAACCTTTGACAGTACATGTTTCCTTAACATCGAATAATAAATTTAACGTTGGCGATACAGTAAAAGTAAAAAACATCATGGAATGGTTCAGAAGTGATCAGTTTGAAACGGACGAAGTAAATATGGAAAAAATCAATGAAACGAAAACATCAAATGTACAGGATGACCGCTGGATTTGGTCTTAA
- a CDS encoding CamS family sex pheromone protein: MQKRFLPILLVSLSLSIGGCSISTKKEEVVTEKHQEKKIIPKYNVSDNYFKTVIPLNEQILGGEINQATNSKLDVTAFEEGLFHIASKQFNRETHYLQRGEFISQKKIHELLKKQEVPYVSNIIEHDYFTRKDAGELSLAGIIIGLAMTADHSNEEAMTKATEMSNHVLQLIHSNKNFKNVPITFAVFKQEPTTSIKPGVFISSTTVQQNEKNISQWTSMHEQKFIYPSDEFQKAHDTDKKKLDEFKDAISEFYKKDYYPVKAVVTYNNEKLDTLTLDTVIKFNGKSELLAYTQVVSESMLEKLPKDAKIQVTIKSEQQDEAVIVKEKNKEKPFVYFFEAKK; this comes from the coding sequence ATGCAGAAAAGATTTTTACCAATACTATTAGTCTCTTTGAGCTTATCAATAGGCGGATGTAGTATAAGTACAAAAAAAGAAGAGGTAGTAACTGAAAAGCATCAAGAAAAAAAAATCATTCCAAAGTATAATGTTTCTGACAATTACTTCAAAACTGTTATTCCTTTGAATGAACAGATTTTAGGCGGAGAAATCAACCAGGCTACGAATTCCAAGTTAGATGTAACTGCCTTTGAAGAAGGTTTATTTCATATTGCATCGAAACAATTCAATAGAGAAACTCATTATCTACAAAGAGGGGAATTTATTTCTCAAAAAAAGATACATGAATTACTTAAAAAGCAAGAAGTTCCATATGTATCTAACATTATAGAGCATGATTATTTTACAAGAAAAGATGCAGGAGAATTAAGTTTAGCAGGCATCATAATAGGTTTAGCTATGACTGCTGATCATTCAAATGAGGAGGCTATGACCAAAGCAACCGAAATGTCAAATCATGTTTTACAGCTTATTCATAGTAATAAAAATTTCAAAAATGTTCCTATCACATTTGCTGTATTCAAACAAGAACCAACAACATCTATAAAACCAGGTGTGTTTATTTCTAGTACAACCGTACAACAAAATGAAAAAAATATATCACAATGGACTAGTATGCACGAACAAAAGTTTATTTATCCTTCTGATGAGTTTCAAAAAGCACATGATACCGATAAGAAAAAATTAGATGAATTTAAGGATGCCATAAGTGAATTCTATAAAAAAGATTATTATCCTGTTAAAGCTGTTGTAACTTATAATAATGAGAAATTAGATACGCTCACTTTAGATACTGTAATTAAATTTAATGGTAAATCAGAATTACTTGCTTATACACAAGTCGTTTCTGAAAGTATGTTAGAAAAGTTACCTAAAGATGCTAAAATTCAAGTTACAATAAAATCCGAACAACAAGATGAAGCTGTTATAGTGAAAGAAAAAAATAAAGAAAAACCGTTTGTTTATTTTTTTGAAGCTAAAAAATAA
- a CDS encoding DUF6985 domain-containing protein, whose protein sequence is MTINDPIFGELEYEYGWTKDTIIRFFGKESEISLMIDGEEDGEFDEEQYMAYQALMQNWEDLQPSLLQSILDYYKQKRHELGYDIGLNENYPLIETPDQILEMITLDGIVVPYADIFEGRDIGITFNCTWDIENGLGLRLLNEKIIEVGYQDVAI, encoded by the coding sequence ATGACTATAAACGATCCGATTTTTGGTGAACTTGAGTATGAGTATGGTTGGACTAAGGATACCATTATTCGTTTTTTTGGAAAAGAATCTGAGATATCTTTGATGATAGATGGTGAAGAAGATGGGGAGTTTGATGAAGAGCAGTATATGGCATATCAAGCATTAATGCAGAATTGGGAGGATTTACAGCCAAGTTTATTGCAATCAATATTAGACTATTACAAACAAAAGCGACATGAACTAGGTTATGATATTGGATTAAATGAAAATTATCCATTAATTGAAACACCTGATCAAATACTAGAAATGATAACTTTAGATGGAATTGTTGTTCCATATGCGGATATTTTTGAAGGGCGAGATATTGGAATTACATTTAACTGTACATGGGATATAGAAAATGGATTAGGGCTTCGTCTATTAAATGAAAAAATAATTGAAGTAGGTTATCAGGATGTTGCAATTTAA
- a CDS encoding phosphoglycerate dehydrogenase has translation MFHIQTLNQIAEKGLQVFAAERYNIGQRIEHPDGILLRSYSLHQEELSKNLKAIARAGAGVNNIPIDRCTEKGIVVFNTPGANANAVKELILASFILSSRNIINGVSWTKGLEGKEIPQLVEAGKKQFVGSEIAGKRLGVIGLGAIGALVANDALSLGMDVVGYDPYISVETAWRLSTHVQRAFSLDEIFATCDYITLHIPLTEQTRGIIGEHAVRMMKKGVRLFNFSRGELVDETALEKALEEETINHYMTDFPNENVIKMKNVVATPHLGASTYESEENCAVMAACQLRDYLETGNIRNSVNYPNVELPYVGKKRITIMHQNVPNMVGQITGCLAEHHINIADMINRSKNSWAYTMIDIDNGMDDRMKENIVENIRRITGVVAVRMIV, from the coding sequence ATGTTTCATATTCAAACATTGAATCAAATTGCCGAAAAAGGTTTACAAGTTTTTGCAGCAGAACGATATAACATCGGACAAAGGATAGAGCATCCTGATGGAATTTTACTTCGCAGTTATTCTTTACATCAAGAAGAGCTTTCAAAGAACTTAAAGGCAATTGCAAGAGCCGGAGCGGGTGTAAATAATATTCCTATAGATCGATGCACAGAAAAAGGGATTGTTGTATTTAATACACCGGGTGCAAATGCGAATGCAGTAAAAGAATTGATACTGGCAAGTTTCATTCTGTCTTCTCGAAATATTATAAATGGAGTTAGTTGGACAAAGGGATTAGAGGGAAAAGAGATTCCTCAGCTTGTCGAAGCAGGAAAAAAACAGTTTGTTGGATCGGAAATCGCCGGAAAACGATTAGGAGTGATTGGTCTTGGTGCAATCGGTGCACTTGTTGCGAATGATGCGCTATCTTTAGGAATGGATGTTGTCGGATATGACCCTTATATTTCAGTGGAAACGGCATGGCGTTTATCTACACATGTGCAAAGAGCGTTTAGCTTAGATGAAATTTTTGCGACTTGTGATTATATTACATTACATATTCCGCTTACAGAGCAAACGCGAGGAATCATTGGAGAACATGCGGTTCGTATGATGAAAAAAGGTGTGCGTTTATTCAATTTTTCAAGAGGAGAGCTTGTTGATGAGACGGCCTTAGAAAAGGCTTTAGAAGAAGAAACGATCAATCATTATATGACAGACTTTCCAAATGAGAATGTCATAAAGATGAAAAATGTAGTTGCAACGCCACACCTTGGCGCTTCAACATATGAATCAGAAGAAAATTGCGCTGTTATGGCTGCGTGCCAATTGCGAGATTATTTGGAAACAGGAAATATTCGGAATTCAGTTAACTATCCGAATGTAGAACTTCCGTATGTTGGAAAAAAACGGATTACGATTATGCATCAAAACGTTCCGAACATGGTTGGACAAATTACAGGGTGCTTAGCGGAGCATCATATTAACATTGCGGATATGATTAACCGTAGTAAAAACTCTTGGGCATATACAATGATTGATATTGATAATGGGATGGATGATAGAATGAAGGAAAATATTGTTGAGAATATAAGGAGAATTACAGGTGTTGTAGCCGTTCGAATGATTGTATAA
- a CDS encoding HNH endonuclease, which produces MAKDDAYQLAKGTGNREAEVPPAFRQTDFASSYEARLNQTPALENPKVEFEGIRGESKCILKPPPDRQLKQILDEVGIEGIQYKNAVPDFSPTAKAQVEINYMLGGKGTYGGKARRANFVQSDQKLADQINGSPELASQFGMESGKISARDIKKYREKNKLTWHELNDVKTMQLVPTKINSEFEHFGGVGEINAGAFKPGGFANK; this is translated from the coding sequence ATAGCTAAGGATGACGCTTATCAACTTGCTAAGGGTACAGGTAATAGAGAGGCTGAAGTTCCACCTGCTTTTAGACAAACTGATTTTGCTAGTTCTTATGAGGCAAGGCTTAATCAGACACCTGCATTAGAGAATCCAAAGGTTGAATTTGAGGGAATACGGGGTGAATCTAAGTGCATACTTAAGCCACCACCAGACCGTCAATTAAAACAAATTTTAGATGAAGTTGGGATTGAGGGTATTCAATATAAAAATGCAGTTCCTGACTTTTCACCAACTGCAAAGGCACAAGTTGAAATCAACTATATGCTTGGAGGAAAAGGAACTTATGGAGGGAAAGCCAGACGAGCTAATTTTGTTCAATCAGACCAAAAATTAGCTGACCAGATTAATGGTTCACCTGAATTAGCAAGTCAATTTGGGATGGAATCTGGTAAAATCAGTGCAAGAGATATAAAAAAATATCGAGAAAAAAATAAATTAACATGGCATGAATTAAATGATGTTAAAACAATGCAACTCGTGCCAACAAAAATAAATAGTGAATTCGAACACTTTGGTGGTGTAGGGGAAATAAACGCAGGAGCTTTTAAACCTGGAGGGTTTGCTAATAAATAA
- a CDS encoding DUF5081 family protein gives MVHTIESFTPGELYVLAGAAGITYLFGLPEREKLTLADPDCVTTATEKLKAKRFITEENGLTPAAFQLIELLKAYQESNEYTRFNNLLIGFLPQDQDRVAVLTERKQNEEYEIDYIAKRDVYFSLLQRVPFLMREPREIEHTFLTNKMTEEKQRFFEEMDLSKKDVLAVETFSRPRDWRLGNKGKWECFLYFTEGENFIQIDIERKQYEWASLYAVNKKLYDSLKMPYKKLIDPRQFSLGGMR, from the coding sequence ATGGTACATACAATTGAAAGTTTTACCCCTGGTGAACTTTATGTATTAGCTGGCGCCGCTGGCATTACATATTTATTTGGTTTACCAGAGCGCGAAAAACTTACTTTAGCAGATCCAGATTGTGTAACAACAGCGACAGAAAAGTTGAAAGCGAAGAGATTCATTACAGAGGAGAATGGTCTCACACCAGCGGCCTTCCAACTCATTGAATTATTAAAAGCGTATCAAGAAAGTAACGAGTACACGCGGTTTAATAACCTTTTAATCGGATTTCTGCCGCAAGATCAAGATAGAGTAGCCGTATTGACGGAACGAAAACAAAATGAGGAATACGAAATTGATTACATAGCGAAGCGCGATGTCTATTTTTCGTTATTACAACGTGTCCCATTTTTAATGCGAGAACCGAGAGAAATAGAGCATACTTTTTTAACGAATAAAATGACAGAAGAAAAGCAGCGGTTCTTTGAAGAAATGGATTTGTCCAAAAAAGATGTATTGGCTGTTGAAACATTTTCTCGTCCGCGGGATTGGCGACTAGGCAACAAGGGAAAATGGGAATGCTTCTTGTACTTTACGGAGGGAGAAAATTTCATTCAAATTGATATCGAACGTAAGCAGTATGAGTGGGCGAGTCTATATGCTGTGAACAAGAAGTTATACGACAGCTTGAAAATGCCGTATAAAAAGTTAATTGATCCAAGACAATTCTCATTAGGAGGAATGCGTTAA
- the serC gene encoding 3-phosphoserine/phosphohydroxythreonine transaminase, which translates to MERGYNFSAGPSMLPLPVLEKVQAELLNYNGTGMSIMEMSHRSSYFQEIIEETSSLLRELMYIPDSYDVLFLQGGASLQFSMVPLNVMNKHKRAGYVLTGTWAKKALQEAKKVGEAVIVASSEEDNFTTIPYISASMIPSNLDYLHITTNNTIEGTKYTEIPQVATIPLVADMSSNILSEEYDVNQFGVIYAGAQKNLGPAGLTIVIVKKELVGKAKAFCPVMLNYETYSKNNSLYNTPPSFSIYVTKLVLEWLKEQGGVSVMEQQNRKKAALLYQFLDESQLFTSPVDPKYRSLMNIPFTTPSEKLNEQFLQKAKEMGLVTLKGHRSVGGMRASIYNAMPIEGVKKLVAYMKTFELENR; encoded by the coding sequence ATGGAGCGGGGGTATAATTTTTCAGCGGGGCCGTCAATGCTCCCTTTGCCAGTGTTAGAAAAAGTGCAAGCGGAGCTTTTAAATTATAATGGGACAGGCATGTCTATAATGGAAATGAGTCACCGATCTTCATATTTTCAAGAGATTATCGAAGAAACAAGTAGTCTGCTTCGAGAATTAATGTATATTCCAGATTCATATGATGTTTTATTTTTACAAGGGGGAGCATCTTTGCAATTTTCAATGGTTCCACTGAATGTAATGAATAAGCATAAAAGAGCTGGATATGTATTAACAGGAACATGGGCTAAAAAGGCATTGCAAGAGGCGAAAAAAGTCGGCGAGGCTGTTATTGTGGCTTCTTCAGAGGAAGATAATTTTACGACAATTCCTTATATAAGTGCTTCTATGATTCCTTCAAACTTAGACTATCTACATATTACAACGAATAATACAATTGAAGGAACAAAGTATACAGAAATACCACAAGTTGCAACTATTCCGCTTGTCGCTGATATGTCTTCTAATATTTTATCGGAAGAATATGATGTGAATCAGTTCGGAGTGATTTATGCAGGAGCACAAAAAAATCTAGGACCTGCTGGATTAACCATTGTAATTGTGAAAAAGGAGCTAGTGGGGAAAGCAAAGGCTTTTTGTCCAGTTATGTTAAACTATGAAACTTATAGTAAAAATAATTCTTTATATAATACACCGCCGTCCTTTAGTATTTATGTGACAAAGCTCGTGTTAGAATGGTTAAAAGAACAGGGCGGGGTATCTGTAATGGAACAACAAAATAGAAAGAAAGCAGCACTTCTGTATCAATTTTTGGATGAATCACAATTATTTACCTCACCAGTTGATCCGAAATATCGTTCCCTTATGAATATTCCTTTTACAACACCATCGGAAAAATTGAATGAACAATTTTTACAAAAAGCAAAAGAAATGGGACTTGTAACATTAAAAGGGCATCGTTCTGTTGGTGGTATGCGTGCAAGTATTTATAATGCAATGCCGATAGAAGGGGTGAAAAAATTAGTAGCGTATATGAAGACCTTTGAGTTAGAGAATAGATAG
- a CDS encoding DNA/RNA non-specific endonuclease yields the protein MDVHYRSKHWQQMKDGINEITKDAITNLRQADELLEDIQERIQDLDSDRCIDFYHRKQEKKINTLLEDYTTLQNYCDKAGQIVYEHIDEPFYKKMDEFAQTMRDISIRDFQTENRVGATTTTTLPSSHAYGVPQTITTKKEKITVDDIFKDSLAFDHVLRAQYKEVKKQNPDAKLNYKEYRQLVPSMRGFEYTSIEDEQKKLEAWRDVAISGALIITTIFCPPLGIAASVVYGGLQVKSAIEGEDWGTRRKLSKEEQVEAGFFGALDLVPGLGSATKAFKGTLDLGSLAKLTKWKEGIADFHPNMGKNVVQSLKENETLKSALHTWKKTKVPVAIRSADTGMGIKIPHIEHATVGEIAENFARVRATAKEDAYQLAKGNGGSGVKGTGNTSKAADDVVKDGSHFLDEFKLKPNVKYETNGYLYQTDELGRIERASGELTLEMGERNSKHQLAAGGGK from the coding sequence ATGGATGTGCATTATAGGTCAAAGCATTGGCAACAAATGAAAGATGGGATCAATGAGATTACAAAAGATGCAATCACGAACTTACGGCAAGCAGATGAACTTTTAGAGGATATACAAGAGAGAATACAAGACTTAGATTCAGATAGATGTATTGATTTCTATCATAGAAAACAAGAAAAGAAAATAAATACATTACTTGAGGATTATACAACGCTGCAAAACTATTGTGATAAAGCGGGACAGATTGTATATGAACATATAGATGAACCGTTCTATAAAAAGATGGATGAATTTGCTCAAACAATGAGAGACATATCCATTCGAGACTTTCAAACAGAAAATCGAGTGGGTGCCACAACGACAACAACATTACCAAGTAGCCATGCATACGGGGTTCCGCAAACCATTACGACAAAAAAAGAAAAAATAACAGTAGATGATATTTTCAAAGATTCACTGGCCTTTGATCACGTACTTCGCGCGCAGTATAAAGAAGTCAAAAAGCAAAATCCAGATGCGAAACTAAACTACAAAGAATATCGTCAACTAGTCCCATCTATGCGAGGATTCGAGTATACCTCTATAGAAGACGAACAGAAAAAATTAGAAGCATGGCGTGATGTAGCAATCAGCGGAGCACTCATCATCACGACAATCTTCTGTCCGCCGCTCGGAATCGCAGCTTCAGTGGTATACGGTGGTCTACAAGTAAAAAGTGCCATCGAAGGGGAGGATTGGGGAACGCGCCGAAAACTAAGCAAAGAAGAACAAGTAGAAGCTGGCTTCTTCGGAGCACTTGACCTTGTCCCAGGACTCGGTTCAGCAACAAAAGCATTCAAAGGAACACTCGACCTTGGATCCCTGGCAAAACTCACAAAATGGAAAGAGGGAATCGCTGACTTCCATCCAAATATGGGGAAAAATGTGGTACAATCGTTAAAGGAGAATGAGACGTTAAAGAGTGCATTACATACATGGAAAAAAACGAAGGTCCCCGTAGCAATCAGGTCAGCAGACACTGGAATGGGAATAAAAATTCCTCATATAGAACATGCAACTGTTGGAGAAATAGCAGAAAACTTTGCAAGAGTGCGAGCAACCGCTAAAGAGGATGCTTATCAACTTGCGAAGGGGAATGGTGGTTCGGGAGTTAAGGGTACGGGTAACACTAGTAAGGCTGCTGATGATGTAGTTAAAGATGGTAGTCACTTTTTAGATGAATTTAAATTGAAACCTAATGTGAAATATGAAACGAATGGATATCTGTATCAAACGGATGAACTAGGAAGAATTGAGAGAGCTTCTGGAGAATTAACGTTAGAGATGGGAGAACGTAATAGTAAGCATCAGTTAGCTGCTGGGGGGGGAAAATAG
- a CDS encoding DNA/RNA non-specific endonuclease, with protein sequence MLGGENRVKAPSTQGDHGGHLIGTQFNGSPLIDNIVAMNGNVNVSAYKKLESAWAKALRDERKVIVDIRPVYEGNSVRPVSFNIKYRIDGEKFKASLKNVYGGK encoded by the coding sequence CTGCTGGGGGGGGAAAATAGAGTTAAAGCTCCTAGTACTCAAGGAGATCATGGTGGACATTTAATCGGTACGCAATTTAATGGATCTCCACTAATTGATAATATAGTTGCAATGAATGGTAATGTTAATGTAAGTGCTTATAAAAAATTGGAATCTGCTTGGGCAAAAGCTTTAAGAGATGAGCGGAAAGTTATAGTTGATATTAGACCTGTATATGAAGGGAATTCTGTAAGGCCTGTTAGCTTTAACATAAAATATAGAATTGATGGAGAAAAATTTAAAGCCAGTTTGAAAAATGTATATGGAGGAAAGTAA
- a CDS encoding DUF378 domain-containing protein → MKFLSYLTAVLVILGGLNWLGVALDYNVIENWFGSMPALVDTIYWLFGLSALYQIYDRFFTNS, encoded by the coding sequence ATGAAATTTTTGTCTTACCTTACAGCGGTTTTGGTGATTTTAGGCGGTTTAAATTGGCTAGGTGTGGCTTTGGATTATAATGTAATTGAGAATTGGTTTGGCTCTATGCCAGCCCTTGTTGATACAATTTATTGGTTATTTGGTCTTTCTGCTCTTTATCAAATTTATGACCGGTTCTTTACGAATAGTTAG
- a CDS encoding WXG100 family type VII secretion target, producing the protein MYSKEIEIYGSEALNALSYAEQIEQGVKDSLQQARELQAYVISSHWNGKTRNAFLSYLELLIQFNTKMAEALEGHTKALKELDEHIQSFTNHPEVKEIKKL; encoded by the coding sequence ATGTACAGTAAAGAAATTGAAATTTATGGAAGTGAAGCGTTAAATGCTCTTTCTTATGCTGAGCAAATTGAACAAGGAGTAAAAGATTCACTCCAGCAAGCAAGGGAATTACAAGCATACGTCATAAGTTCACATTGGAATGGAAAAACACGTAATGCTTTTTTAAGCTATTTAGAATTATTAATTCAATTTAATACAAAAATGGCAGAAGCACTTGAAGGACATACGAAAGCATTAAAAGAGCTTGATGAACACATTCAATCCTTTACAAATCATCCTGAAGTTAAAGAGATAAAGAAACTGTAA